The following is a genomic window from Syntrophaceae bacterium.
TGCCTGAGGCCTGTCGCTTGCTGCTCGTTCCGATCCCCCCGCATGCCCGGTCACGATAACAGAAGATTCCGGATGGACGGCAGTTTCCGGACAAACAACCCTTGGGAGGAATGCCGATGATCTACGTGATTGCGACGATCGAGCTGAGCCCCGGCGGCAAGGAGAAATACCTGGCGGAGCTCAAGCGGGTCATGCCCCTGGTGCACAAGGAGAAGGGCTGCCTCGAGTACGGGCCCACGGTGGACGTGCCCACGGGCATCCCGATCCAGCCGGCGCCGCGCGAAAATACGGTGACCCTGATCGAGCGGTGGGAAAGCGTGGATGCACTGAAGCTCCACCTCACGCAGCCGCATTTCCTGGAGTACCGCGAGCGGGTCAAGGACGTGATGAAGAGCGTCTCGATCCAGGTGCTGACGCCTGCATAAAGAGAGAAGTCGAGAGGCGGAGAAGGCAAGAAGCTCGGGGCAACCGCAGGCGTGCGAATAGCCTCCGGCTCATCCAACCTTCTCACCCTCTTCCCTTCGCATACACTGTCTCATGCTGAAGACGCGCCCCGGCCCACAGACCCGCTAAAAATGAAAATTGAGGCCGAAGGTGACGGCGTGCGTCCGGTAATCCACGTCGATCAGGGTGAAGTCCGGTTTCGTGCCGAAGTACCGGTAGGCCAGGTCCGCCGAGAGGTTCGGCGCCAGCTCGACGTTCACGCCCGCCA
Proteins encoded in this region:
- a CDS encoding antibiotic biosynthesis monooxygenase gives rise to the protein MIYVIATIELSPGGKEKYLAELKRVMPLVHKEKGCLEYGPTVDVPTGIPIQPAPRENTVTLIERWESVDALKLHLTQPHFLEYRERVKDVMKSVSIQVLTPA